TGCCGACCGCCTGGATCCCTACGTCATGCTCTACGAAAGGCTGGCGGGCTGGCTGTCGGGCCCGGAATCAGGCGCGCGCATCGATCTGGTTCGCCGGAGCCTGTACCTGAAAGCCGGTCTGCCACTGACCCGGGCGGAGGGATCGCCGGACCAGTGGCGGGCCGGCCTGCTGAGGCGCCTGGTGGCCGAGTGGGGCTGGGCCGAAGATCAGCTGCTGGAGCTGGACGAGCGTCAGCGCTGGCGTGCCGAGCAGGTCACCGCCCTTCGCCGCACTGTGGTTGCCGAATTGACCCACAGCTACCGGTTGTTGTCGAAGATGGCCCGAAACCACGGTCAGCGTGCCGCGATCAGTGACAGTGATATCAATCTGTTGGGTCGCAAGCTGTATGCCGCCTTCCAGCGCAAGGCCGGCAAGATCGAGCAGATCAATCCCGGGCTGGCGCCTTCCCTGGCGGAAGAGAATCTGGCCTTTCATCACCAGTCGGAGCAGGGTGGCGCCGGCGAGGGTTGGCTGCTCTACCGGGATCTGGAGGATCCGGCCGATGCCTTCTGGAAACCGGTGATTCGCCGCTCCGGCAACCTGGCCGAACTGATGGTGTGGTGCTACTGCAATGGTTTGCTGAACCGGGCAACCCGGCTGAACGTTCGCGCCGGCCCTACCGTGGCTTCGGTGAGTGAGCTGCGGGAAATGCTGGACGCCCTTGCCAGCTTCCTGTCGTTTCCCATTGCTCCGGCCGATCGGGACGCTCTGTCGCGGGGTGTGCGTCCGATCCGTCACCTGTTGCTGGTTAATGTCGGCATCGATCCGCAGGCGCACCTTACTGAAAAAGGCTTGCACAAGCTCAGCGCTCGCCACGATTCCCTGGGTTTTAGCGGCGGCCGTGAAAACCTGGTGGTCAGCATCGACCAGATTACCTTCAACAGCTGGCATGAGGTGAGTCTGCAACACTATGCAGCGGGCGATACTCTGATCCAGTGCCTGAAGAATGTACTGGCGTCAGCGGCTGCAAACCCGGCCGAGCTACCGGAGGTTCAGGTGCACTGTCACAACCGGGGCCACGGCCCGGCCATTGCCCGGCGGGTTCAGGAACTGTTTGCCGACGTGCTCCGGCCGTTTTTTGCCGGTGGCGCCGGTCCGCACTCTCTGCGTTACGTGATTGAAATGGACCGACGCTTTTTTGTGTTGCAGTTCAACGGGCTGGAGCCGGGGTTCATTGTATTGGACAGCCTCGCCGCTTTAATGACGCACCTCGCGCTGCCCCAGGAGCGATACCTGCCCGTGGTGTTTGATCGCCATGCCCTGCTTGAGGAGCCGGCCTTGCGGGCAGTGTGCCAGGCCAGCGAGCCGGACAGCATCCAGGTCTTTTTCCGTGTGTCCGGTGAACGGACCCGGTTCTGGGTGGTGGATGAACTGGGCTCGGTGTTCAGCTGGGAACAGCCGATGAACAGCCGACGCCACCTGCTGGTGCCGGTGCTCAGGTTCCTGGACAACCTGATCGAGCGTCGGATGCTGCGGCAAACCGATTCCACCGGCGTGATTGCCGGCGTCCAGTGCTATGAGGTGGTGCGGCGCGAGGACGGCTGGCGCGCGGAGCGCCGCAATGAGTCCGATTCCGGTGCGCCCCTGCCGGGCCTGGAGGTTCAGGCGGTGGGCATCCAGGAAGGTGACAGCCGGCTCAGATTCGACATCTTCTGTGGTGCCCAGGAGTTTACGGTACAGGAATACGGTGACCAGCTGATTCCCGCCGTCGCCCATTACATCCGATCGCTGCGGCGAAGCGACGAGCACTACCCGGTGTATCTCACCGATGTGCACCTGCCCCACGATCTGGACCCTCGGGTGTACCAACAGGACATCCAGACCAGCCAGTATCTGTATTACCGGTCGTTTCTCGAGGACGCCCTCAACCGTCACCTGGAGCGCCTCTGACCTCGCCGGGCAGGGTCGGTGTCAGGTATACTGCCGCCATAACGAACTCAGGGGTAGCAGGAATGCGTATGTCGACTCTGCCGATCGCACTGCTGGTGCTGGCGGTTTTGCTCAGCGGGTGTGGCCAGAAGGGGCCGCTGTACCGGGAATCCCCCGGTGTTGAGGCGCCAACCCGGGCCGAAACCGTTGATGATCGGCAGCAAGACGACGGCGCGAATGCCCGCGATTAGTGGT
The nucleotide sequence above comes from Marinobacter gudaonensis. Encoded proteins:
- a CDS encoding class I adenylate cyclase, with protein sequence MTAHAAPISLDFEEGIDRKTLRRLRDRFLLVNQQRWNRAHSALSYRQQSVLEILPLVFHLNHPALPGYLDGDCPYGLVNYTPTAATLHAARRLARTFSLKDEGKRRPDLDAMFLMGSPGTLGHSVASDLDVWLCHRSDLPERGIRCLERKAERLSRWAESLGVELHVFVFCAADWRAGRERVEVTGENCGSAQHYLLLDEFYRTGIHLAGAWPMWWLVPAEQEANYQQCLRTLVDYRFVKASEYIDFGPVPSIPEAEFLGAGVWQLYKGIDAPWKSILKLLLIECYARTVDQPLLSAEFKRAIYRGETHADRLDPYVMLYERLAGWLSGPESGARIDLVRRSLYLKAGLPLTRAEGSPDQWRAGLLRRLVAEWGWAEDQLLELDERQRWRAEQVTALRRTVVAELTHSYRLLSKMARNHGQRAAISDSDINLLGRKLYAAFQRKAGKIEQINPGLAPSLAEENLAFHHQSEQGGAGEGWLLYRDLEDPADAFWKPVIRRSGNLAELMVWCYCNGLLNRATRLNVRAGPTVASVSELREMLDALASFLSFPIAPADRDALSRGVRPIRHLLLVNVGIDPQAHLTEKGLHKLSARHDSLGFSGGRENLVVSIDQITFNSWHEVSLQHYAAGDTLIQCLKNVLASAAANPAELPEVQVHCHNRGHGPAIARRVQELFADVLRPFFAGGAGPHSLRYVIEMDRRFFVLQFNGLEPGFIVLDSLAALMTHLALPQERYLPVVFDRHALLEEPALRAVCQASEPDSIQVFFRVSGERTRFWVVDELGSVFSWEQPMNSRRHLLVPVLRFLDNLIERRMLRQTDSTGVIAGVQCYEVVRREDGWRAERRNESDSGAPLPGLEVQAVGIQEGDSRLRFDIFCGAQEFTVQEYGDQLIPAVAHYIRSLRRSDEHYPVYLTDVHLPHDLDPRVYQQDIQTSQYLYYRSFLEDALNRHLERL
- the lptM gene encoding LPS translocon maturation chaperone LptM, with the translated sequence MRMSTLPIALLVLAVLLSGCGQKGPLYRESPGVEAPTRAETVDDRQQDDGANARD